One Natrinema salaciae genomic region harbors:
- a CDS encoding endo-1,4-beta-xylanase, translated as MTNHDKMQGTEGASKRNDRGTATRRDYLRTVGVAGAIGVLSTAGAGAATAQSDDWESEADRRIAEHRQGRLEVQVVDGNGQPIPNADVDVEMQEHDFGFGTAVGATIVTGTDSDVSQEDAEEYRSVVPELFNTAVLGNHHKWRFFEENQDIADEATAWLLDQGLRMRGHVCIWGSVDAWSVPGDVVDAMGVDHESGNTGPDLDPAHVEQRSLDHIERIISHYDDFEYDGTYYGSVIDQWDVVNEVVHQQGLIEAVDGENVDGVEAPILAEWYRQATEVAPDDVALDVNDYNTLEGPYQYARDAYHRQIEFLNDSSGARLDGVGLQSHFSEDEALTPDETLSTLDEYAAHGVDVRITEFDAADENWADEAQGEFLYQFMKTTFSHEAVTDFVIWGPWDGSHWRDDAPLFYEDWTPKPGYDAYTDLVFDQWWTSDAGTTDDSGTYATDAFLGVHEVTITAGGESTTEQVSVTDASGTTDLVVTLGTSTNDCEDQGGVQVGDHCARDPDDDGLYEDVNGDGQTTHGDVNAFFENLDSDDIQGNADAFDFDGNGRIGFSDVISLLRDI; from the coding sequence ATGACGAACCACGATAAGATGCAAGGAACGGAAGGCGCGTCGAAACGGAACGATCGCGGGACGGCCACCCGTCGAGACTACCTGCGGACGGTCGGTGTCGCGGGAGCCATCGGCGTACTCTCCACCGCGGGTGCGGGCGCAGCGACCGCACAGAGCGACGACTGGGAGAGCGAGGCCGACCGGCGGATCGCCGAGCACCGGCAGGGACGCCTCGAGGTACAAGTCGTCGACGGGAACGGCCAACCGATCCCGAACGCCGACGTCGACGTCGAGATGCAAGAACACGACTTCGGGTTCGGTACCGCCGTCGGTGCGACGATCGTCACGGGCACGGACTCGGATGTGTCCCAGGAAGACGCCGAGGAGTACCGTTCGGTCGTCCCCGAGCTGTTCAACACGGCGGTCCTCGGAAACCACCACAAGTGGCGGTTCTTCGAGGAGAATCAGGACATCGCCGACGAGGCGACCGCGTGGCTCCTCGATCAGGGGCTGCGCATGCGCGGCCACGTCTGCATCTGGGGAAGCGTCGACGCGTGGTCCGTCCCGGGGGACGTCGTCGACGCGATGGGCGTCGACCACGAGAGCGGAAACACGGGGCCGGACCTGGATCCGGCGCACGTTGAACAGCGCTCGCTCGACCACATCGAACGGATCATCTCCCACTACGACGACTTCGAGTACGACGGCACGTACTACGGATCGGTGATCGATCAGTGGGACGTGGTCAACGAGGTGGTCCACCAGCAGGGACTGATCGAGGCAGTCGACGGCGAGAACGTCGACGGTGTGGAGGCACCGATCCTGGCGGAGTGGTACCGCCAGGCGACCGAGGTCGCCCCCGACGACGTCGCGCTGGACGTCAACGACTACAACACGCTCGAGGGTCCGTACCAGTACGCCCGCGACGCGTATCACCGCCAGATCGAGTTCCTCAACGATTCTTCCGGAGCCAGGCTCGATGGCGTGGGCCTCCAGTCGCACTTCAGCGAGGACGAGGCGCTCACGCCCGACGAGACCCTGTCCACGCTAGACGAGTACGCCGCCCACGGCGTCGACGTGCGGATCACGGAGTTCGACGCGGCCGACGAAAATTGGGCGGACGAGGCTCAGGGCGAGTTCCTCTACCAGTTCATGAAGACCACCTTCAGTCACGAGGCGGTGACGGACTTCGTTATCTGGGGTCCCTGGGACGGATCCCACTGGCGGGACGATGCGCCGTTGTTCTACGAGGATTGGACGCCCAAGCCCGGATACGACGCGTATACCGATCTCGTGTTCGATCAGTGGTGGACGTCGGACGCGGGCACGACCGACGACAGCGGCACCTACGCCACGGACGCGTTCCTCGGCGTCCACGAGGTGACGATCACCGCCGGCGGCGAGTCGACGACCGAGCAGGTGTCGGTAACCGACGCGAGCGGGACGACCGACCTCGTCGTCACCCTCGGGACGAGCACCAACGACTGCGAGGACCAAGGCGGCGTCCAGGTGGGCGACCACTGCGCTCGAGATCCCGACGACGATGGTCTGTACGAGGACGTCAATGGCGACGGCCAGACCACGCACGGCGACGTGAACGCGTTCTTCGAGAATCTCGACAGCGACGACATCCAGGGGAACGCCGACGCGTTCGACTTCGACGGGAACGGCCGCATCGGCTTCAGCGACGTGATTTCCCTTCTGAGGGATATCTAG
- a CDS encoding endo-1,4-beta-xylanase produces MTTNDEARGEHDAPSSRDPQDTDADEYRTTDQHEATSPIDRRDYLRTVGAVGVLGVMGGLAGSATGSAAAQADWETEADRRIAEHRQGSLEVEVVDETGQPVPNADVDVEMAEHDYGFGYVLSANLLLNETEPGHPYRETLKEDFNIVWFGNYHKWRFFEENQEIADQATAWAKDNGLDIRGHVCLWANVDAWAVPGDVVDAMGVDHQSGESGADLDPQHVRDRSFEHVREIIEHYADFEYEGTEYGSVIEEWEVMNEVVHVPGMIRAVNGVPGEQESDDLDPVTAPVLAEWYDHARDVAPEDVGLATNDYNTMEGSLEYARSAYERQIEFLAENGSLDYAGIQSHFGDRDSAVSPEETLDVLDRYAQHGVRLRVTEYDATGDDWSDEEKADFFHDYLKTVFSHDATDAFLVAGGSDAHHWRDDAPFFYEDWTPKPAYHVYQDLVFDEWWTEASGTTDDSGTYATDAFLGVHEVTITVGGESTTEQVSVTDASGTTDLVVTPGTSTSDCEEQGGVQVGEHCARDPDDDSLYEDVNGDGQTTHGDVNALFENLDSDDIQGNADAFDFDGNGRIGFSDVISLLRDI; encoded by the coding sequence ATGACAACGAATGACGAAGCTAGGGGTGAGCACGACGCGCCGTCGTCACGCGACCCCCAGGACACCGACGCGGATGAGTATCGCACGACCGACCAGCACGAGGCGACTTCACCGATAGACCGTCGCGACTACCTACGGACCGTCGGGGCCGTCGGGGTGCTCGGCGTCATGGGCGGGCTCGCGGGATCGGCGACCGGGAGCGCCGCCGCCCAGGCCGACTGGGAGACCGAGGCCGACCGACGGATCGCCGAGCACCGGCAGGGAAGCCTCGAGGTAGAAGTCGTCGACGAGACCGGCCAACCGGTCCCGAACGCCGACGTCGACGTCGAGATGGCCGAACACGACTACGGGTTCGGATACGTGCTGTCCGCCAACCTCCTCCTGAACGAGACGGAGCCCGGCCACCCGTACCGCGAGACCCTGAAGGAGGACTTCAACATCGTGTGGTTCGGGAACTACCACAAGTGGCGCTTCTTCGAGGAGAACCAGGAGATCGCAGATCAGGCCACCGCGTGGGCGAAGGACAACGGCCTGGATATCCGCGGCCACGTCTGCCTGTGGGCCAACGTCGACGCCTGGGCAGTGCCCGGTGACGTCGTCGACGCGATGGGCGTCGACCACCAGAGCGGTGAGAGCGGGGCGGACCTCGACCCCCAGCACGTCAGGGACAGAAGCTTCGAGCACGTCCGGGAGATCATCGAGCACTACGCCGACTTCGAGTACGAGGGCACCGAGTACGGGTCCGTCATCGAGGAGTGGGAGGTGATGAACGAGGTCGTCCACGTACCCGGCATGATTCGCGCCGTCAACGGCGTGCCCGGCGAGCAAGAATCCGACGACCTCGACCCAGTCACGGCGCCCGTCCTCGCGGAGTGGTACGATCACGCCCGCGACGTTGCGCCCGAGGACGTGGGCCTGGCGACCAACGACTACAACACGATGGAGGGCTCGCTGGAGTACGCCCGGAGCGCCTACGAGCGCCAGATCGAGTTCCTCGCCGAGAACGGATCGCTCGATTACGCCGGAATCCAGAGTCACTTCGGCGACCGGGACTCGGCGGTCTCGCCCGAAGAGACCCTGGACGTCCTCGACAGGTACGCCCAGCACGGCGTCCGCCTGCGCGTGACGGAGTACGACGCGACCGGCGACGACTGGTCCGACGAGGAGAAGGCCGACTTCTTCCACGACTACCTCAAGACCGTCTTCAGCCACGACGCGACCGACGCCTTCCTGGTCGCGGGCGGGAGCGACGCGCACCACTGGCGGGACGACGCGCCGTTCTTCTACGAGGACTGGACGCCCAAGCCCGCCTACCACGTGTATCAGGACCTCGTCTTCGACGAGTGGTGGACGGAAGCGTCGGGCACGACCGACGACAGCGGCACCTACGCCACGGACGCGTTCCTCGGCGTCCACGAGGTGACGATCACCGTCGGCGGCGAGTCGACGACCGAGCAGGTGTCGGTGACCGACGCGAGCGGGACGACCGACCTCGTCGTCACCCCCGGGACGAGCACCAGCGACTGCGAGGAGCAGGGCGGCGTCCAGGTGGGCGAGCACTGCGCTCGAGATCCCGACGACGATAGCCTGTACGAGGACGTCAACGGCGACGGCCAGACCACGCACGGCGACGTGAACGCGTTGTTCGAGAATCTCGACAGCGACGACATCCAGGGGAACGCCGACGCGTTCGACTTCGACGGGAACGGCCGCATCGGCTTCAGCGACGTGATTTCCCTTCTGAGGGATATCTAG
- a CDS encoding glycoside hydrolase family protein translates to MTGAESDQRRSDRYDRRDRLEWRRFGDELRRHVRRESTVRSDFADPTIYRTDDGTRWTSASNVASDQSDGERLVPILSSSDLVDWTFQGEAFDTRPGWVPPRHLLHKNYG, encoded by the coding sequence GTGACAGGTGCTGAAAGCGATCAGCGACGGAGCGATCGGTACGATCGGCGCGACCGCCTCGAGTGGCGGCGTTTCGGCGACGAGTTACGCCGACACGTACGACGAGAATCCACTGTCCGGTCCGACTTCGCGGACCCGACGATCTACCGCACCGACGACGGGACCCGGTGGACGTCCGCCTCGAACGTGGCCTCCGATCAGTCGGACGGCGAACGACTGGTTCCGATCCTCTCCTCGTCGGACCTCGTCGACTGGACGTTCCAGGGCGAGGCCTTCGACACCCGTCCCGGCTGGGTACCGCCACGACATCTCCTTCATAAAAATTACGGGTGA